From one Kwoniella shandongensis chromosome 4, complete sequence genomic stretch:
- a CDS encoding riboflavin synthase, alpha subunit yields MFTGLVEHTSRISKIVDPSSSSTSTSTENPSAAGFTLTIDDSAPILTDCSVGDSICVNGACLTVTSFGEDWFTVGLAPETLKRTNLGELKVGDKVNCERAMAGHTRFGGHMVQGHVDSTATIISKKPDGESIRYNFQLPADTTLLPYIIEKGYITLDGASLTITEVDDAERSFGIMLIAHSQEKLTLTSKDFGSTINVEVDCVGKYVLGSTERIEGIVERIVERKLKEKGLL; encoded by the exons ATGTTCACCGGTCTT GTCGAACACACTTCTCGAATCTCAAAGATTGTCGAcccatcctcgtcttccacctcaaccaGCACCGAAAACCCTTCTGCGGCAGGCTTCACTCTGACTATCGACGACTCCGCTCCTATTCTTACAGATTGTAGTGTCGGCGATTCGATCTGCGTCAACGGAGCATGTTTGACTGTCACCTCCTTCGGGGAAGATTGGTTCACTGTTGGTCTGGCACCTGAGACGTTGAAGAGGACAAATTTGGGAGAGTTGAAAGTTGGAGATAAGGTGAATTGCGAGAGAGCTATGGCTGGACATACGAGGTTTGGTGGACATATGGTTCAG GGCCACGTCGACAGCACAGcgaccatcatctccaaaAAGCCCGATGGCGAATCCATTCGGTACAACTTCCAACTTCCCGCCgacaccaccctcctcccaTACATCATCGAAAAGGGTTACATAACGCTCGACGGTGCTTCTCTCACAATAACAGAAGTCGATGATGCCGAGCGATCATTCGGAATCATGCTCATTGCTCATAGTCAGGAGAAATTGACATTGACCAGCAAAGATTTTGGAAGTACCATCaatgtcgaggtggattgCGTTGGAAAATATGTCTTGGGCAGTACAGAGAGGATTGAGGGAATCGTGGAGAGGATagtggagaggaagttgaaggaAAAGGGACTGCTATGA
- a CDS encoding OPT family small oligopeptide transporter, which translates to MSDPTPPPPPPEELPSDRPSTSAGKRPRTGPGRRRAPPTARVGTAMSYLTEDELKDLPDQQFYPEGEEDEEDYDDEEDEEEEDEEVFAFHRPVTGAVPPAPLSDFSSSAPNTGLSSARPRTGTTGPTTGQNSLRDTPMSPNLNDSVPTPTGVIDVGGHLPQLTYDKNHPPPLSGRYNPNNSVFAFSASSKSDSRPNTGRSRRVGTGASSFAGRMHLRRPPGTGTTNLTSTTELTSGMSDVSYDSGVSDGTSAPGNRSKGNRRVASSSLLIPESEAQSEAGTRRGYSRGSYGMTEMTGDMTVADGKTTWGDGLGGVKEGSEEGDDSMAGVDMDMIEEDSPYPEVRVSVSNIDDPEMPALTLRAWVLGLLFTVLASGANTFFHFRNPAPFITPLIIQVLVYPIGKLCAWILPITTYHLPSWMGGGEWSFNPGPFNIKEHTIIVIMANVAIGPAYGLYATVSSELYYNHNFGYGFAILFVLATQITGFTMAGISRRFVVWPASMIWPQNLVIATNLNTFHAEEDGFTGGMSRFRFLIIAGIGAFVWYFVPGFLFTALSYFSYACWIAPSNPVVNQLFGVSTGLGMGIFNFDWTQIAFIGSPLAAPWWAEVNIGLGFCFFYWILVPIFYYTNVWQTAYLPINVIQAADRFGTAYDIFQILNPDITLNTTAYAAYSPVYLSATFSMTFMLAFALSTSLLVHTALYHGPRIWRAIRNIKTEADDIHMKLMRQYPEVPDWWFLVLLVVVLVFGIVTIEVYHTGLPVWGYLISILLPFVYLVPSAFIFAMTSQMIGINLLAELIPGFMFKGRPIPSMIFKCFSVQTLISGINFVQDQKLGHYMKIPPRATFVAQLSATAVACFVQTGTKELLFRTISDICAPRQRSLLNCASTKTFFTSTIIWGLIGPDRLFSKGSMYYPQVYAALVGAVLPIPLWLYVRKNPRSWLRNLNLPVIFNGGLSIPPATGINYSSWFAVGFVFQFWIRRKQFAWWSKYNYVLSAALDVGTALSAIAIFLVLDTPGASLSWWGNDVYTKTADWNGVDASYLPVPSTGFGPDTWKI; encoded by the exons ATGTCAGatccaacaccaccaccaccaccaccagagGAACTGCCTTCCGATCGACCATCCACCTCCGCGGGAAAGAGACCGAGGACGGGACCTGGGAGGAGACGAGCCCCACCGACAGCACGAGTTGGTACAGCGATGTCGTACTTGACGGAGGATGAACTGAAGGATTTGCCGGATCAACAGTTCTATCCagaaggcgaggaggatgaggaagactacgatgacgaggaggatgaagaggaagaggacgaggaagtctTTGCTTTCCACAGACCGGTCACAGGCGCTGTTCCACCAGCACCGCTGTCAGACTTCTCATCGTCAGCACCGAATACTGGACTGTCTTCAGCGCGTCCACGAACAGGAACGACGGGCCCGACAACGGGCCAAAACTCTCTACGAGACACACCGATGAGTCCCAATCTCAATGATTCTGTCCCCACTCCTACTGGCGTTATCGACGTTGGAGgacatctccctcaactcACCTATGACAAAaatcaccctcctcccctcaGCGGTCGATACAACCCCAACAACTCGGTGTTCGCGTTCTCCGCTAGCTCAAAATCAGATTCAAGACCGAACACTGGTCGATCACGTCGAGTCGGTACCGGCGCGTCTTCTTTCGCTGGTCGGATGCATCTCCGAAGGCCACCGGGCACAGGGACTACCAATCTGACCTCGACGACCGAGCTGACGTCAGGGATGTCCGACGTCTCGTATGACTCGGGCGTGTCTGATGGTACATCAGCGCCCGGGAATAGATCAAAGGGAAACAGAAGAGTAGCTTCATCCTCTCTGCTCATACCTGAGAGTGAAGCGCAAAGCGAAGCAgggacaagaagaggatataGTCGAGGAAGTTACGGGATGACGGAGATGACAGGAGACATGACCGTAGCGGACGGTAAGACGACTTGGGGTGATGGACTGGGAGGCGTCAAGGAAGGGAGTGAGGAGGGCGATGACAGCATGGCGGGAGTTGACATGGACatgatcgaggaggataGCCCTTATCCCGAAGTTCGAGTTTCAGTCTCTAATATCGACGATCCCGAGATGCCCG CTTTGACCCTACGTGCTTGGGTACTAGGACTGCTGTTCACGGTTCTCGCGTCCGGCGCGAACACattcttccacttccgaaACCCCGCTCCCTTCATAACTCCACTTATTATACA AGTTCTGGTTTATCCGATTGGAAAATTATGCGCTTGGATCCTTCCCATCACAACCTACCATCTGCCATCGTGGATGGGTGGGGGCGAATGGAGTTTCAACCCCGGTCCTTTCAACATCAAGGAACACACTATAATCGTTATCATGGCCAACGTAGCTATCGGTCCGGCGTATGGCTTGTACGCCACAGTGTCCAGCGAGCTGTATTACAACCATAATTTCGGTTATGGTTTCGCCATCCTGTTTGTTCTCGCAACACAGATCACTGGGTTTACCATGGCCGGGATCAGTAGGCGATTTGTAGTCTGGCCAGCTTCAATGATTTGGCCCCAGAATCTGGTTATTGCAACCAATTTGAACACTTTCCAcgctgaagaagatggattcACTGGAGGTATGAGCAGATTCAGATTCTTGATTATCGCGGGGATAGGGGCATTCGTTTGGTACTTTGTTCCAG GCTTCCTTTTCACCGCGCTATCGTACTTCTCTTATGCTTGCTGGATCGCCCCTTCTAATCCCGTTGTGAACCAGCTGTTTGGTGTATCGACTGGTTTGGGTATGGGCATCTTCAACTTCGACTGGACTCAGATAGCTTTCATTGGATCGCCTTTAGCCGCACCGTGGTGGGCAGAGGTGAACATTGGGTTAGGTTTCTGCTTCTTCTATTGGATCTTGGTTCCTATCTTTTACTATACCAAC GTCTGGCAGACCGCATATCTACCGATCAATGTCATCCAAGCAGCAGACCGGTTTGGTACTGCGTACGATATCTTCCAGATCCTCAATCCGGACATTACCCTCAATACGACCGCTTATGCCGCATACTCGCCTGTATATCTTTCTGCAACCTTCTCCATGACATTCATGCTAGCTTTCGCCCTATCCACCAGTCTGCTCGTTCACACCGCACTGTATCACGGTCCACGAATTTGGCGAGCCATACGGAACATCAAGACTGAAGCCGACGACATACACATGAAACTCATGCGACAATATCCAGAAGTGCCCGACTGGTGGTTCTTAGTCCTGCTGGTCGTAGTCCTCGTCTTTGGGATCGTCACCATAGAGGTCTACCACACGGGTCTGCCTGTTTGGGGCTACCTCATCAGTAtacttcttcccttcgtGTATCTGGTTCCCTCGGCGTTCATCTTCGCCATGACGTCGCAAATGATCGGAATCAACTTGCTGGCGGAACTTATTCCTGGATTCATGTTCAAAGGTCGACCTATTCCGAGTATG ATCTTCAAATGCTTCTCGGTCCAAACTTTGATTTCGGGTATCAATTTCGTACAGGATCAGAAACTTGGTCATTACATGAAAATCCCACCTCGTGCTACCTTCGTCGCCCAGTTGAGCGCAACAGCTGTTGCGTGTTTCGTTCAGACCGGCACCAAAGAGCTTCTTTTCAGAACTATTTCGGATATCTGCGCGCCCCGACAGAGGTCTTTGCTCAACTGCGCATCGACCAAGACATTCTTCACTTCGACAATCATCTG GGGTTTGATCGGACCTGACAGGCTCTTCAGCAAGGGCTCCATGTACTATCCCCAGGTGTACGCCGCGTTGGTCGGTGCGGTGCTTCCTATCCCACTCTGGTTGTATGTTCGCAAAAACCCCAGATCGTGGTTGAGGAACCTCAACTTGCCTGTTATCTTCAACGGTGGTCTGTCCATTCCACCAGCGACTGGCATCAACTACTCGAGTTGGTTTGCTGTAGGATTCGTTTTCCAATTCTGGATCAGAAGGAAGCAATTCGCTTGGTggtccaag TACAACTATGTCTTGTCAGCGGCGTTAGATGTGGGCACTGCTCTCTCAGCGATAGCCATTTTCCTTGTTCTCGACACCCCTGGCGCGTCACTGTCGTGGTGGGGTAATGATGTGTATACGAAAA CGGCGGATTGGAACGGTGTGGACGCGTCATACCTCCCTGTGCCATCTACAGGCTTTGGGCCGGATACGTGGAAGATCTGA